The proteins below come from a single Chitinophaga pinensis DSM 2588 genomic window:
- a CDS encoding helix-turn-helix transcriptional regulator: MPIEFRLPAHLTQDTAITHVVPSRYRKLRLPIHDTAAAFVSGKWGVLLKQQVHVAESFYAELYIEPTADLSITVVVSQPVIIMQAIVTGNTRMIHPGSHIQLQAGKMGLQYLSPDVEYTIKLTAGQTFRSIYFQTPVTLLDELADTYQQLKEMLRAINTDSSFSTHLPYIRLSASVRMEIEKMKNCPLTGQARTQYYNNRISDVVISYLDNMHRITLQDSRLILLHEKEIDEFIESVDRCPEEPVNVEQRAHALGLTERALENAFKLKLGSTVKIYVLQQRVEKAKQLLVATMHTITDIALEVGYSDPSYFIRIFKQTEGVTPGRYRSDHSAAI; encoded by the coding sequence ATGCCAATAGAGTTCCGGTTGCCTGCGCATCTGACGCAGGATACAGCGATAACGCATGTTGTGCCCTCGCGTTACCGCAAATTACGTTTGCCGATACATGATACAGCTGCTGCTTTTGTATCGGGTAAATGGGGCGTACTGCTGAAGCAGCAGGTCCATGTGGCAGAAAGTTTTTATGCAGAATTGTATATAGAGCCGACGGCTGATCTCAGTATCACCGTGGTGGTCAGTCAGCCGGTGATTATTATGCAGGCAATTGTAACAGGCAATACCCGCATGATACATCCGGGCAGTCATATACAATTGCAGGCCGGAAAAATGGGTTTGCAATACCTGTCGCCGGATGTAGAATATACCATCAAGCTGACAGCAGGGCAAACATTCCGCAGTATTTATTTTCAGACGCCGGTTACATTGCTGGATGAACTCGCAGATACCTATCAGCAACTGAAGGAGATGTTGCGTGCTATCAATACAGACAGTAGCTTTTCAACACATCTGCCGTACATCCGGCTGAGTGCATCGGTGCGCATGGAGATAGAAAAAATGAAGAATTGTCCGCTGACTGGACAGGCCCGCACCCAGTACTATAATAACCGTATCAGCGACGTTGTCATTTCCTACCTGGATAATATGCATCGTATCACATTGCAGGACAGCAGACTGATATTACTGCATGAAAAAGAGATAGACGAGTTTATTGAAAGCGTGGATCGTTGTCCTGAAGAACCCGTGAATGTAGAACAGCGTGCGCATGCATTAGGACTGACGGAACGGGCTCTGGAAAATGCTTTTAAACTGAAACTCGGTAGTACGGTGAAAATATATGTGTTGCAGCAAAGAGTGGAAAAAGCAAAGCAACTGCTGGTGGCCACCATGCATACCATCACAGATATAGCACTGGAAGTGGGTTATTCGGATCCATCCTATTTTATCCGGATTTTCAAACAAACAGAAGGCGTCACTCCAGGCCGGTATAGAAGCGATCACAGTGCAGCTATTTAG
- a CDS encoding ATP-binding protein encodes MYRLLSLIKTGTDVLQENRKRTTVVIVNVMAIIPAILAFIMGPVLYAITGSWLTWISPWIEAGVLTIAVMLNKKHQFNRAALLTFLVHSFGLFFFGLFLGRAACIEGIVIFMIGFSFLLFERRKEQILSISFLLCIALLLEVNAFYKIVDHLPYPESAGNLMYGIIFFLVTFLNIMVLRFYSQDFSDWIRRLEIKSMSKSNFIAKTSHDLRGSINVIESILEDWFDPAHTEPGEPIMVDYEQVSSMYFATQDVKLVMNDVLSLSKIESGSYDEITRSSVRVREWFAKRAAGYQVLGNRKAVKIACRINEDVPEYIITDTAKMHRIVINLLTNAIKFSRNDTTVRLHVYLLNNATICMDITDEGVGIEEKNLEKIFSPYVSQQHQQTESTGLGLTISRHFAHRMGGNITVRSIPGKGSTFTLTLPLEQGVIPQAKILPPVSAVNNTNAQEDLLPLHILVVDDDVMCRTIAERLLRKMVSSVMVADSLENALWLANEQPPNLILLDLNMPGISGKEMLYRIKHHPQLADVPVIICSADAYEETISDMKNFGADGYLVKPITTSSQLYNEIIKFSPTIAN; translated from the coding sequence ATGTACAGATTGCTTTCCCTGATTAAGACGGGAACGGATGTTTTGCAGGAAAACAGGAAGCGCACCACAGTCGTTATTGTAAACGTAATGGCGATTATCCCTGCTATACTGGCATTCATCATGGGACCTGTGTTATATGCCATCACCGGCAGCTGGCTGACGTGGATCTCTCCATGGATAGAAGCAGGCGTGTTAACCATCGCAGTGATGCTGAATAAAAAACATCAGTTTAACAGAGCAGCCCTGCTGACTTTCCTGGTACATTCCTTCGGACTTTTTTTCTTTGGCCTCTTCCTCGGACGGGCAGCCTGTATAGAAGGTATTGTAATCTTCATGATCGGCTTTAGTTTTCTGCTATTTGAACGAAGAAAAGAACAGATACTCAGTATCTCTTTTTTACTGTGTATCGCACTGTTACTTGAAGTCAACGCATTTTATAAAATAGTCGATCATCTGCCTTATCCCGAGAGCGCAGGTAATCTGATGTACGGTATCATCTTCTTCCTGGTGACTTTCCTCAATATCATGGTACTGCGGTTTTACAGCCAGGACTTCTCTGACTGGATCAGGCGGCTTGAGATAAAAAGCATGTCCAAGAGTAACTTTATCGCTAAGACAAGTCATGATCTCAGGGGTTCTATTAATGTGATTGAGAGTATCCTCGAAGACTGGTTTGACCCTGCACATACTGAACCGGGAGAGCCGATTATGGTAGATTATGAACAGGTGTCCAGCATGTATTTCGCCACGCAGGACGTAAAGCTGGTGATGAACGATGTATTGAGCCTGAGTAAAATAGAATCAGGTTCTTATGATGAAATTACCCGCTCTTCTGTCAGGGTACGTGAATGGTTTGCTAAACGCGCCGCCGGTTATCAGGTACTGGGAAACAGGAAAGCGGTGAAAATAGCCTGTCGCATCAATGAAGATGTGCCCGAATATATCATCACTGACACTGCGAAAATGCACCGTATTGTAATAAATCTGCTTACCAATGCCATTAAGTTCAGCAGAAACGATACGACCGTCCGCCTGCATGTATATCTCCTGAATAATGCGACCATTTGTATGGATATTACGGATGAAGGCGTGGGTATTGAAGAAAAGAACCTGGAGAAAATATTCAGTCCCTATGTTTCCCAGCAACATCAGCAAACGGAATCCACAGGGCTTGGATTGACCATTTCCCGGCACTTTGCACATCGGATGGGTGGAAATATCACTGTCAGAAGTATTCCCGGAAAAGGCAGCACATTTACGCTGACATTACCATTGGAACAGGGCGTTATTCCGCAGGCCAAGATCCTGCCACCGGTATCTGCGGTAAATAACACAAACGCACAGGAAGACCTGCTGCCCCTGCATATACTGGTCGTGGATGACGATGTCATGTGCAGAACCATCGCAGAAAGACTACTGCGAAAGATGGTCAGCAGCGTCATGGTGGCAGATAGCCTGGAAAATGCCTTGTGGCTGGCAAATGAACAACCGCCTAACCTTATCCTGCTGGACCTGAATATGCCGGGTATCAGCGGCAAGGAAATGCTGTACAGGATAAAACATCACCCTCAGCTGGCAGATGTACCCGTGATTATCTGCTCTGCAGACGCCTATGAGGAGACCATCAGCGACATGAAAAACTTCGGCGCAGATGGTTACCTGGTGAAACCTATTACTACTTCAAGTCAGTTATATAACGAGATCATCAAGTTTAGCCCCACAATAGCAAACTGA
- a CDS encoding terpene synthase family protein, whose amino-acid sequence MLYPTFSIPALYCPFNSQISPYASSVEAHTTQWVERFGLHEAIRGYREAKFAYMTSRFYPTAEYGRLCLANDLLVLLFLMDDIFDNKDEEAQHPENLKKLLYACLGILKDGHRYTLEDWQNRQTPDKDIVHKSITQAMVAKGHMNILAALTDVWQRVQACTSLSYQQTFVQDMFKLFNAVNWQNQNVNADRIPSVADYIESRPLIGGAHIAATLIELAEQVHLPEDIINHKKLSNLTLLCGHLGCWANDLYSLGKELEQGDTHNLVLVIREERQLDIEAAINETVRLHNQEMIQFERIFHSLPTFDDKTDEEVYKYAFCLAMIVRGNIDWSLQDTARYQQQVYA is encoded by the coding sequence ATGTTGTATCCTACATTCAGCATTCCTGCGCTGTATTGCCCCTTCAATTCCCAGATCAGTCCTTACGCCAGTTCCGTCGAAGCGCATACTACACAATGGGTGGAGCGGTTTGGGCTGCATGAGGCGATCCGTGGGTACCGGGAGGCTAAATTTGCCTATATGACCTCCCGTTTTTATCCCACAGCGGAGTATGGACGCCTCTGTCTGGCCAATGACCTCCTGGTATTACTTTTTCTGATGGATGACATCTTTGATAACAAGGATGAAGAAGCACAGCATCCGGAGAACCTTAAAAAATTGCTTTATGCCTGCCTGGGTATCCTGAAAGACGGCCACCGTTACACCCTGGAGGACTGGCAGAACAGGCAGACGCCCGATAAGGATATTGTGCATAAAAGCATTACCCAGGCGATGGTAGCAAAAGGACATATGAACATCCTGGCAGCGCTGACCGATGTATGGCAGCGGGTACAGGCCTGTACTTCCCTCAGTTATCAGCAGACCTTTGTGCAGGATATGTTCAAACTGTTCAATGCCGTCAACTGGCAGAACCAGAATGTCAATGCGGACCGTATACCCTCAGTCGCCGATTACATCGAATCCCGTCCGCTGATAGGGGGAGCGCATATCGCTGCTACCCTGATAGAGCTGGCGGAACAGGTGCATCTCCCGGAGGACATCATTAATCACAAGAAACTGTCCAATCTGACCCTGTTATGCGGTCACCTGGGGTGTTGGGCCAATGACCTTTATTCGCTGGGAAAAGAGCTGGAACAGGGCGATACGCACAACCTGGTGCTGGTCATCCGGGAGGAACGGCAACTGGATATAGAAGCTGCCATCAATGAAACAGTCCGGCTGCATAACCAGGAAATGATCCAATTTGAGCGCATCTTCCATTCCTTGCCCACATTTGACGATAAAACAGATGAGGAAGTGTATAAGTATGCTTTTTGTCTGGCGATGATCGTACGGGGAAATATTGACTGGAGTCTGCAGGATACAGCCAGGTATCAGCAGCAGGTTTACGCGTAA